The following proteins are co-located in the Leptospira weilii genome:
- the whiG gene encoding RNA polymerase sigma factor WhiG, which translates to MSKKYEKYNQQDETELWKSYRDTKDQDIRSYLVEKYSPLVKHVAGRIAIGMPQNVEFDDLVSYGVFGLLDAIEKFDPDRLIKFKTYAMTRIRGSIFDELRSIDWIPRSIRQKAKQLEQIIGMLENKEGQQVDDDAIAKELGISMEEYNSLLTKISGTSLVSLNDIWFLGDENDEVSFMETLESPMNMNPDTIIEKEEIKNVIVEAIKTLPEKEKKVIVLYYYEDLTLKEIGEVLEVTESRISQLHTRAVSRLRSKLGKVKSVISRK; encoded by the coding sequence ATGTCCAAAAAATATGAGAAATATAACCAGCAGGATGAGACTGAGCTATGGAAATCCTATCGGGATACCAAAGATCAGGACATCCGATCTTATCTTGTAGAAAAATACTCTCCTTTAGTCAAGCATGTCGCCGGTAGGATTGCGATTGGAATGCCTCAAAATGTCGAATTCGACGATCTTGTATCTTACGGAGTTTTCGGACTTCTAGATGCGATTGAAAAATTCGATCCGGATAGATTGATCAAATTCAAAACGTATGCGATGACTCGGATTCGAGGTAGTATTTTCGACGAATTGCGTTCGATCGATTGGATTCCTAGATCCATTCGCCAAAAAGCAAAACAACTCGAACAGATTATCGGAATGTTGGAGAACAAAGAGGGTCAGCAAGTCGACGACGATGCGATCGCAAAAGAATTGGGAATTTCCATGGAAGAATATAATTCCCTTCTTACGAAAATCAGCGGAACCTCCCTCGTATCTTTGAATGATATTTGGTTTCTTGGGGATGAGAACGACGAGGTTTCTTTTATGGAAACTTTAGAATCTCCGATGAACATGAATCCTGACACGATCATCGAAAAGGAAGAGATCAAAAATGTGATCGTGGAAGCGATCAAAACCCTTCCCGAAAAGGAAAAAAAAGTAATCGTATTATATTATTATGAAGATCTAACTTTAAAGGAAATCGGCGAGGTTTTGGAAGTGACTGAATCCAGAATTTCGCAGTTACACACGAGAGCGGTTTCCAGATTGAGAAGTAAACTCGGTAAAGTAAAATCCGTCATTTCTCGCAAGTAA